In Ostrinia nubilalis chromosome 12, ilOstNubi1.1, whole genome shotgun sequence, one DNA window encodes the following:
- the LOC135076679 gene encoding uncharacterized protein LOC135076679 — translation MIIQLDIDWAVESPVKFLRSTVDALQRLKSLTAEARERAEGVLAPALQRASATPPQGSKRTELAPPEFGRATNEVSSTLCRRSEEHGAVWRPSLGERTQQEGECCPSAQTPAGHSAEGRKDLPHGRARCGVRPRWYSSLEARSWGFVCHLSLDGRQDQGAWKAPGPGAVRRRHEDMTRAQFDRHWSCSGPMVGTTARVPHVPSGAGADWAWLLRFVPAKNRARGIPVCHKCGAADDTVQHTLAVCTGWEEQRRVLTAVVGRDLSLPSLVIAMLGSEGCWKVVASFCEEVILQKEAAERERENDPLAPSLRRRRRGRRRQLYDRSTLPPGGGQQAGGAGAPLSPSSDGNGLAFRAFPSDKGGV, via the exons ATGATTATACAGCTGGACATAGACTGGGCGGTCGAAAGTCCGGTCAAATTCTTACG GTCGACGGTCGACGCCCTTCAGAGGCTAAAAAGCCTCACTGCGGAGGCTAGGGAGAGGGCTGAGGGTGTATTGGCT CCCGCACTTCAACGGGCTAGCGCCACGCCTCCTCAAGGCAGCAAACGCACTGAGTTGGCTCCTCCTGAATTTGGGAGGGCCACAAACGAGGTGTCGTCGACTTTATGCCGGCGTTCTGAGGAACATGGCGCTGTATGGCGCCCCAGTCTGGGAGAACGCACTCAACAAGAGGGAGAATGCTGCCCTTCTGCGCAGACCCCAGCGGGCCATAGCGCAGAGGGTCGCAAGGACCTACCGCACGGTAGGGCACGCTGCGGCGTGCGTCCTCGCTGGTACTCCTCCTTGGAAGCTAGAAGCTGGGGCTTTGTCTGTCATCTATCACTGGATGGCAGACAAGACCAAGGCGCGTGGAAAGCGCCCGGCCCCGGAGCAGTGCGGCGCCGTCACGAAGACATGACTCGCGCGCAGTTTGACCGCCATTGGTCCTGTTCTGGACCAATGGTTGGAACGACCGCACGGGTTCCTCACGTTCCGTCTGGCGCAGGTGCTGACTGGGCATGGCTGCTTCGGTTCGTACCTGCAAAGAATCGGGCGAGAGGAATCCCCGTGTGCCACAAATGTGGCGCGGCGGATGACACGGTGCAGCACACCCTCGCGGTCTGCACAGGCTGGGAGGAGCAGCGTCGTGTCCTCACTGCGGTCGTGGGCCGGGATCTTTCGCTTCCAAGCCTGGTCATCGCCATGCTGGGAAGTGAAGGATGCTGGAAGGTGGTCGCCTCCTTTTGCGAAGAGGTGATCCTTCAGAAGGAGGCAGCGGAGCGCGAGCGAGAGAACGATCCTCTCGCCCCATCGCTCCGCAGGCGGAGAAGGGGCCGGAGAAGGCAGTTGTACGACCGTTCTACTCTGCCCCCAGGTGGCGGCCAGCAGGCCGGGGGTGCGGGGGCACCCTTGTCACCTTCGTCTGACGGGAACGGCTTGGCGTTTCGGGCATTCCCGTCGGACAAGGGGGGCGTGTAG